In Bacteroidota bacterium, a single window of DNA contains:
- a CDS encoding sigma-70 family RNA polymerase sigma factor, with product MSAATHSFLYQYVRDIVYTTSYRKDYGFIHEIVTDVVSSVWQAISNGAPVPDNPTSYLWLVARNKLMEYRYSHINPRYNNFEEVITEALDKLENDHVLASYQKKRYARTADLLNREEFDTDDFLRLWIQSTQHQQFPEPAGNWTPAMKTQLRENLTLTFSEMNGWSWKRSVTNAITSKAGIVRELFHDSSREDEETDGQSNSLNEGVEWSDPSVELSYTEFISDVSAELVNQVMAGKPPGELVATAWYLVFNTDFTLKSVQNALLLRGTSSAEYLLKKQLRILNDENGSESLPLIWRRRLARLPDWNNSESAGKLLMDLETRFISDLKRLTKDLYEKYGRETYPGL from the coding sequence ATGTCTGCAGCTACCCATTCCTTCCTCTATCAGTACGTCCGTGACATCGTTTATACCACCAGTTACCGCAAGGATTATGGTTTTATTCATGAAATTGTTACCGACGTCGTTTCCAGTGTCTGGCAGGCAATTAGCAATGGTGCACCTGTTCCCGATAATCCGACATCCTATTTGTGGTTAGTTGCCAGAAACAAATTGATGGAATACAGGTACTCACACATCAATCCCAGGTACAATAATTTTGAGGAAGTGATTACCGAGGCACTTGATAAACTGGAAAATGATCATGTTCTGGCCTCTTATCAGAAAAAGCGCTATGCACGCACAGCGGATTTACTGAACAGGGAAGAATTTGATACGGATGATTTTCTCAGATTGTGGATTCAATCAACCCAACACCAGCAATTTCCGGAACCGGCAGGCAACTGGACGCCGGCAATGAAAACTCAACTTAGAGAAAATCTGACACTCACCTTTTCAGAAATGAACGGATGGTCATGGAAACGATCGGTTACCAATGCAATTACCAGTAAGGCTGGAATTGTCCGGGAATTGTTTCACGATTCGTCCCGGGAGGATGAAGAAACCGACGGCCAGTCAAATTCCTTAAACGAGGGGGTCGAATGGTCTGACCCGTCCGTTGAATTATCATACACTGAATTTATTTCTGATGTATCCGCTGAATTAGTCAATCAGGTTATGGCAGGTAAACCGCCTGGTGAACTCGTGGCTACTGCATGGTATCTGGTGTTCAATACTGATTTTACGCTCAAATCCGTTCAGAATGCTTTGCTTCTGAGAGGAACAAGTTCAGCAGAGTACCTCCTTAAAAAACAATTGCGGATTTTGAATGATGAAAATGGTTCGGAAAGCCTACCTTTAATCTGGCGCCGGCGGCTGGCCCGTTTACCCGATTGGAACAATTCCGAATCGGCAGGTAAACTTTTGATGGATTTAGAAACCCGGTTTATTTCGGACCTTAAACGATTAACAAAAGATTTATATGAAAAATATGGACGTGAAACCTATCCTGGACTCTGA
- a CDS encoding glycine zipper family protein, translating to MANQLVSQDRQWSDYADMIQFNFPTRADWDQNDVPPEFIQQSYSDLMAGEEICSPESGQIWQIDNPQMKVLVLTTPSPETNFLFRVVPVTMRAEQGTVGDPVWTGRGLPRIFMIRAVGTMNESQLNRYAEKIPEEITKKILQSTVNLNSIHDDELYWLSDHNIIEWEDPLGYQEGVQEWMRQQTFRALEWAEEMDSRHNQLADTILPLIQGFQDYGNKLAASSGGGIGAIFNSGAISGIVAPGIGAILGALGGRHMGSLTEKLKAFVDTGEVLYGNDDLLFRLKPVDGHLELWLTFTDASVKELDWVKIEGTGLPLQTISHFGKSGLAFAFQIPVITDFPAFFSKPIRIEVKPKGRRAFSKVI from the coding sequence TTGGCCAATCAACTTGTCTCGCAAGACAGACAGTGGTCTGACTACGCCGATATGATCCAGTTTAATTTTCCAACCCGGGCGGATTGGGATCAGAATGACGTGCCACCAGAATTCATTCAGCAATCCTATTCAGATTTAATGGCAGGTGAAGAAATTTGTTCGCCCGAATCCGGTCAAATCTGGCAGATTGATAATCCGCAAATGAAAGTCCTTGTATTAACCACTCCCTCTCCGGAAACCAATTTTCTTTTTCGTGTGGTACCGGTCACCATGCGTGCAGAACAGGGGACTGTTGGTGATCCGGTCTGGACCGGGCGGGGACTCCCGCGAATTTTTATGATCCGAGCCGTTGGCACAATGAACGAGTCCCAATTGAACCGGTATGCAGAAAAAATACCGGAAGAAATTACTAAAAAGATTTTACAATCCACTGTTAATCTGAATTCGATTCACGATGATGAACTGTACTGGCTATCGGATCATAATATTATTGAATGGGAAGATCCGCTGGGATATCAGGAGGGCGTTCAGGAGTGGATGCGGCAGCAGACATTCCGGGCATTAGAATGGGCGGAGGAAATGGATTCCCGGCATAACCAATTGGCTGATACCATCCTGCCGTTGATTCAGGGTTTTCAGGACTATGGAAATAAACTGGCGGCAAGTAGTGGGGGAGGAATTGGTGCAATTTTCAACTCAGGGGCAATTTCTGGAATAGTAGCACCTGGGATTGGTGCTATTTTGGGTGCACTTGGTGGTAGACATATGGGAAGTTTAACAGAAAAATTAAAGGCCTTTGTTGATACTGGCGAGGTTCTGTACGGAAATGACGATCTGCTTTTTCGGTTAAAACCGGTGGATGGGCATCTGGAATTGTGGTTAACCTTTACCGATGCCTCTGTTAAAGAACTCGACTGGGTAAAAATTGAAGGAACCGGGTTACCCTTACAAACCATTAGTCATTTTGGAAAATCCGGTCTTGCCTTCGCTTTTCAGATACCAGTGATAACAGATTTTCCTGCATTTTTCAGTAAACCCATCCGGATTGAGGTGAAACCCAAGGGCCGCCGGGCCTTTTCCAAAGTGATATGA
- a CDS encoding nucleotide pyrophosphohydrolase: protein MTQLQQLTELLIQFRDDRNWQQFHDSKNLALALSIEAAELNELFLWKNGADIEKVDRQKLAEELADVFAYALLLAHKHDLDVEKIISEKIRINGEKYPIDKSKGSSRKYTEL from the coding sequence ATGACACAACTTCAACAGCTGACCGAACTGCTTATTCAATTCCGTGATGATCGGAATTGGCAGCAGTTTCACGATTCAAAAAACCTGGCACTTGCCCTATCCATCGAGGCAGCAGAATTGAATGAACTGTTTCTTTGGAAAAACGGGGCGGATATTGAAAAGGTTGACAGACAAAAGCTGGCCGAGGAATTGGCAGATGTTTTTGCCTATGCCCTTCTGCTTGCGCATAAACATGATCTGGATGTTGAGAAAATCATATCAGAAAAAATCAGAATAAATGGTGAAAAGTATCCCATTGACAAATCGAAGGGTTCGTCAAGGAAGTATACCGAGTTATAG
- a CDS encoding DUF2075 domain-containing protein, which yields MLVYRENKSTFQSHVVHGEIEQKIADAMLQRLHRRVAQKELDAYWNSLTFMSRVIDDPVIPDSAGIAIELQIPQTSKRIDFIISGQDEHKKGHVVIVELKQWTSAELTPKDGVVKTALGRGLHETAHPSYQAYSYASLLRDFSETVEREDISLRPCAYLHNYLEDDVIRHPFYQEYLDRAPVFLKKDQLKLRAFISQFIKTGDNGEMMYRIDQGRIRPSKFLIDALSGMMAGRKEFVLLDEQKLVYETALDLTTMAQSGPKQVLIVEGGPGTGKSVIAINLLNAITKKELITQYVTKNAAPRAVFQSVLTRSMKKNRFSALFQGSGRFIEAPKNAYDLLIVDEAHRLNEKSGLYGADGDNQIKEIIHASKGSVFFIDEDQRVTLKDIGSKDEIRKWATLAGADVTELELVSQFRCNGSDGYMAFLDHLLQIRETANQSVSGLNFDFRVLDTPSDLRDLIFEKNKEANRARLVAGYCWDWVSKNNPRLDDIVFPEFGFSMKWNLSVDSSLWIVKHDSVNEIGCIHTCQGLEVDYVGVIIGPDLIVRDGTVLVDPAKRSKMDKTLFGYKKLVKEHGELAKEKIRSIIKNTYRTLMTRGIKGCYVYAVDVETNEYLKKHFRA from the coding sequence ATGCTGGTTTATCGGGAAAATAAATCAACCTTTCAGTCTCATGTTGTTCATGGTGAGATTGAGCAAAAAATTGCCGACGCCATGCTTCAACGTCTCCATCGACGGGTTGCACAAAAGGAACTGGATGCATATTGGAATTCACTGACCTTTATGTCCCGGGTTATCGATGATCCGGTGATTCCAGATTCGGCAGGTATTGCCATTGAACTGCAGATTCCACAAACCAGCAAGCGGATTGATTTCATCATTTCGGGCCAGGATGAGCATAAAAAAGGACATGTGGTTATTGTTGAATTAAAGCAATGGACTTCTGCTGAATTAACCCCAAAAGATGGTGTTGTTAAAACGGCTCTTGGACGCGGTCTTCATGAAACTGCTCATCCTTCTTATCAGGCTTATTCCTATGCATCCCTGCTCAGGGATTTCTCAGAAACCGTTGAACGCGAAGATATTTCACTTCGCCCATGCGCTTACCTGCACAATTATCTGGAAGATGATGTCATCCGGCATCCATTTTATCAGGAGTACCTCGATCGGGCTCCTGTTTTCCTAAAAAAAGATCAGTTGAAATTACGTGCCTTTATCAGTCAGTTTATTAAAACCGGTGATAATGGTGAGATGATGTACCGGATTGATCAGGGAAGAATCCGGCCATCGAAGTTTCTCATCGATGCGCTTTCCGGAATGATGGCGGGACGAAAGGAATTTGTTTTGCTGGATGAACAGAAGTTGGTTTATGAAACGGCTCTGGATCTTACGACCATGGCACAATCCGGCCCGAAGCAGGTCTTGATAGTAGAAGGGGGGCCGGGAACCGGAAAATCAGTCATTGCAATTAATCTCCTTAATGCAATTACTAAAAAGGAGTTAATCACCCAATACGTGACCAAAAATGCCGCTCCCCGGGCTGTCTTTCAGTCCGTTTTAACAAGATCCATGAAAAAGAACCGGTTTTCTGCTTTATTTCAGGGATCGGGTCGGTTTATCGAAGCTCCGAAAAATGCCTATGACTTGCTGATCGTGGATGAAGCCCATCGGCTGAATGAAAAGTCCGGGTTATATGGGGCAGATGGTGATAACCAAATTAAGGAAATCATCCATGCGTCCAAAGGTTCGGTGTTTTTTATCGATGAAGATCAGCGGGTCACCTTGAAGGATATCGGGAGTAAGGACGAAATCAGAAAATGGGCAACATTGGCAGGTGCAGATGTTACAGAATTGGAGTTGGTTTCCCAATTCAGGTGTAATGGCTCGGATGGATATATGGCTTTCCTGGATCACTTGCTGCAGATCAGGGAAACAGCTAACCAGTCAGTTAGCGGCTTAAATTTTGATTTCCGTGTCCTTGATACACCAAGTGATCTGCGAGACCTGATTTTTGAGAAGAACAAAGAAGCAAACCGGGCGCGATTGGTTGCGGGGTATTGCTGGGATTGGGTGAGTAAGAACAACCCTCGTCTGGATGATATAGTTTTTCCTGAATTTGGCTTCAGCATGAAATGGAATTTATCTGTTGATTCCAGTTTATGGATCGTGAAGCATGATTCTGTAAATGAAATTGGTTGTATCCACACCTGTCAGGGACTTGAAGTTGATTACGTTGGTGTAATTATTGGTCCGGATTTAATTGTCAGAGATGGGACCGTATTGGTGGATCCGGCTAAGCGTTCAAAAATGGATAAAACATTATTCGGATATAAGAAACTGGTGAAAGAACACGGGGAGCTGGCAAAGGAAAAAATCCGATCGATTATTAAAAACACCTACCGTACCTTAATGACTCGGGGAATTAAAGGATGTTATGTGTATGCAGTGGATGTCGAAACGAATGAGTATTTGAAAAAACATTTCAGGGCATAG